CATTCAAGGgggagtattatatataatatgtatatatgaatgcatacacctcttcatattcttttttaatacccattatgttatacacccttttgtatcccccattataatttgtaattaaaatagttatgatgtattttgtaaccacAATTTTGGTGATCTATAGATAccaccatgtatttcatttgtaagGTGATTTTGTAGTGaacaaagaaagtttgttggagaaatacatatattttactttatattctattaagagTGATAGGCtaataaacttagaatttctctaagtttataacatatatatatatatatatatatattatttgatgttgCTCGCGATTTGATGGGTACTTCATTGCGCATGTTCTAATTTCATGTGAATCTCACGATTTTACTTCAAAAAGGGGTTTGTGAGCTGCTCAAACTCATCGGTTGCGaccaatattattaattgcttttgattGATTAAGATCGACGGATTggactttttattttgaattctattacatttaataatacatgtcatatgtataaaaaaaattaaataaaatagattacataattttatatatatgacgtgtgaatattaaattaatttcttaaataaaattatacagaatttgaaataaaaaatttaatagaaggATGAAATTGAAGTGGGGCGGGGAGGTGCTTCTTGAGAATTCTTGTTTGGTGGGTGATTAATGGCAAGTGTGGGCAGGTCCATGAAGCTGGATTTGTGATTTTAGTTAAGAGTGACATGTCATTTCAccccattaaaaaaaattattattagctaCAGTAGTAgtgattgtaattaaaatttatggtaaataattattattaactatgattaaataaaattgatgtaaaaacTAGCTTTTGcactatgtaaaaattatttactaggCTAAGAGCTATAGTCAAAACATTTATCATTGCTTTTAGTCATGACAAATGTTCTAGCCACCCTCGCAAAAACCACGGCCAATAACTGTTGCGTAGCCTTGGTCAAATAGCTATTTGCAACGACTATTTGTCATTAATCGTAGTTAAATGTTGTAATTCTTTTAGTGCTTGCTTCATTGTATTGTGTGAATTCTAATAGCTAGCATGTGAATTTGTTTATGACATTCATTTTCGACTAAGATGATGAGTTGGTGAAGTATTGTTATTACGTACTAGAATCATGtcgattaattttattctccTATTAGTCAATTATCTACACATAAATTgacatgaatatatttgatgtatatGCAAAGTAGGGCTCAAGTCATGGATCGGCCCAATAAGTCCCGTCAacccaagaaaagaaatgatggATCAGGCCCTCCTGAATTTAACTACAATTAGAGAAAGACCTGACAAATTGAAGCAATTAGCCCAAGCCCTTAACAACCCAGTCTATTGAGGACCGAAGGAGAAGACACGGCCCAACCAAGGCCTACTAAGCTTGGCCCAAATATCGTGTTTACTCAAGCCCAAATGATGACCCCCATCCCACGTGGCATCCAATTAGCATTTACATGTCCGGACAACTTGGATTGCTGGGAAACAAGGAGTCCTTAGCAGTGTAGTAGTCCCAGGTCAACAGACTCTTATTATAACCAACTTCCATGGAATATCAGAACCAAGGACGTTCCCCTCCTGTCAAGGACTCTCTcctataaatacaagttttttTCCTTGGGCAAGAGGACAGCTCTTTCCTCTGTCTAATTGTTCAAAAACATCTTTACAATTATCATATCTCTAGCCATTAGAATCATTATTCATTATTCATACGTTcttatcttcttttttccctcGAATTAATCACTAACTGAGACGTCGGAATGCTAATGTTTTTCTTGCAGGTCCTTTCTTCaagatttcaatttatttttaatcaaggAATTATACTCCGACCTAGAATAGTTCGACCCGTATGTTCTTCGCACCCATCAATTATCGCCGTCTTTGGGAACACAGAGCTAAAGACGTAAGTGATAATGAAAGCCTCTGCCAATGCCCCGAGTAAGAAAAAATCTGTGGAAATGCCTGGCAACACCTGGCTTTGCAGGTTGTTTTAGGGACCTCCCTAGCGCCTACCAATGGAACCCCAGACCCGCTGACTTTGTGGTTGATCCTCCATGATGTAGTACTTCTCTAAACACCTCCTCAGGGGAACTGTCCCCAGCCCTCCTAGGGACAATCCAGAAAATGATCACCAAAACCATCCGTGAACAATTGGCAACCCTGGCCCTGTTCGAGCAATAACTCTCTCTAATATAGGTGCACCTGAAGAAACTGACCTAGCCCCACCTGCCCCTACACCGAATGTCACTGAAGACTTAGATACGCTAATGCGACCCCAGCCTACGGACGTTTCTCAAAGGCTTGGTCGACTTGAATGTTTACAAAAAGGATTTCAGAACGTTCAACATCAAGTGATGGGAGCAACCGAGTATCCCTTTTACTGAAGAGGTGTTGGCAAACGAATTACCCCCTAATTGTAGGACTGCGGCTATAAAAAGTACAATGGCACCATTGATCCCCAACAGCACTTGTCTCATTTTGAAAATGTCGCACTCTTGCATAGATGCACCAGTGGGATTAAGTGTCGAGTCTTTGTAACTAGCTTTGCCAAGACAGCTCAGTAATGGTTCAATCAACTACCTCGGGTACAATAGGGAGTTTTGAAGAATTTCGTCTCTCATCTTGCACCATTTCGTCAGTAGCAGGAAACACAGGAAGACCGAATTGAACCTTTTTTACAGGTTCAATACAGCCTCCTTAGATGTCCCCTCTGCTACTCAAGAAGTCAAAGCTAGCCTCTTTGCACAAGGGCTCTTGGGTGGAGATTTCTTCAAATTCCTGGTCAAGAAGCTTGCTACCAAGTTCGATGCCTTCTTGGCTTGGGCGGCCAAGTACATTAATATAGAGGGTGCCCAGGCATctaagagaagagagagagagagagagagagagagagagagagagagagagagagagagaggggggtcTCTAAGAAGCTCCGTTTGGACTTCAAGAATAAAAAACCATCTTGCAAAGGATAAATATTGTCTACACTCTGCTGACTGTTCTTATAACCCAGGTCCCCATGGTTGTCGAGGGTAAAGGTCTGTTGTCACGCCCTAAATCTTTCAAGGACAGTTCCCATCGACCCAAGTCGGATAAGTTCTGTCGTTTCCATAATGACTAGGGACACACCATAAAGGAATGTCGACACATGAAGaataaaattgagcaattagTCCAAAATGAATACTTGGAGGAGTATATATGTTGGGAAAAGACCCGAGGCACAAGGCCATACCAAAAGCATGAGCccgaaaaacaaaacaagcaaaGGTGCTGACAGGTCCCCTCTAATTCAAGATttcaatatctttttaatcAAGGAATTATACTCCAGCCTAGAATAGTTGGACCCGCGCATTCCTTCCACCcatcaatattatatacagGAATGCATCTCAATCAGGATATTTTActgaattttaattgtatacaagaaaaatataggtttattgtgttttataaatcaaatgaTTCTTTCAATTATTTGTATAAGTTGGGttcgatatatttttattgtggcCACTTGTAAGATGCATTAACTAAGACAAggcatatatacatatataaggCGGAGCTCCGTTCCCCCTTGATTTCCCAAGCGGAAGACATTCTATACCAAGTGTACTCGTGGATCAGGTGCGAGATGTTGACACATACCTTACATACTTTCATCGTGAGAATGGGATAGATTCCTTGGTGgagtgaaaaatattttttatcgcactttgataatttaatagtaCATCTGGTATCCAtcccattttcaaattataatttaatttaattatatttcattttaattcaaattggaTACGTATCAaccacaaattaattattaattaaaaggaCTATAGAGCACGTCCACCTCCTAATAATTACATCGTTCATCGTTGCACCTAACAAAACCCAATTCCTAGAGctaattaatatcataaaatatatatctcaaCTTGAAATATATTAGCCCTTCTCTTTTATCCCTCGCTTCACAAAGATCGAACTCATacttttttacattattgaGAGCGACTTCTTGATTCCTAAACTGAATATGCAAATGCATCAAACCAAACATTCATCCATACACCATTAATATCTGCAAATttgtattacatatatattggttAAGTTTTCCATTTGTTCAAGAGGTAGTTAAgttgagaaagaagaaagcaacaaaaatatattgaaaggaataTTAGTGAGTGAGTGTGTGATGATTAATGTGATAAAAATAGATGATGAATTGCGACTAAGAACTAATTACTCTTTCCTAATCCGCTAACCTCTTTTTCCTTGCCGAAAGACAcgctttcttaatttttatcttttcttttaccaaCCGCCCTTCCCGTAACTCGTCCAGCTCTAGCCCACTTAACTTAAAAGTGTGATGTGTGATTAAGGATTTCACCCACTTACATCATCCTCTGTTCagtttttgaatattcaaatttaaatttattacgttgaattttacataaaatttgaaagtcATGTTAGTTTTTAACTCGTTTACTAGTTATGTGCTCTacaaatatgattattttttatcagaaACAAATTATAAGTCACGTAACAGATGTGATTGATGTACGATTGAAAATTGACaatataaattgatcataCATATGTCATAGAGAAACAACAAAGTGAAAGAGAACGCCCATTCAGACATCGTAATTGAAAAAACGAACTTGGGCCGACGGGATAACATATGAAACCACTTGAATGATCAAAATACTCTCGTGTATTATGACAGTAatcaaacatttcaaaattttacgtaTTTTTATACTCATGTCTGTTCGAGTGGATTCAACCAATGACGTCGAtttgtttctattattttcaaataaaaatttaaaaaatataacaatatataaaatgatcaTACTTCACTATCCACCTCAGATCATAGGCCGTTtgataagataattacaaaagtATAGGCATAGGGGCCGCCCCCCTGACCCGGAGATATTCATTTATGAATGatggtgtatgtgtaattatggTTGTTCAAAAGGACACTGCTGATTATACGCTTATGATGGTGTTTCTGTACCGCACTGCGTGGGCCGCCATCACACCCAATAATTCACTGGGATTGGGAATTGCCTGTTTTTGGAATGTTCTACAAAAGCATGGTTGCCGAATTAGGGCTCATTTCTATAAGTGGATATCATCATTTCATCACTtggatatttttcataatcatatttaatttatttatttataaaattatatttctataaaaataataatatatcaagtgataattttaaaattattataaaatatatattgaccgaaaataattttatttatattataatataatttattaataataaaaattattattatataatattaatgatatatttatattaaaattaaaaatataaatataataataattatgccgttattaattattcttagtaataattttatacacaatttctttttttgtcagTGATTTTGGTTAGTGACAACCTAATTGGAAAAACTTTCTGAGTGTGAGGTGCTGCAGTTATTGGGCTGGACTTATTAATTGGCAATTAGAAACTTGTTGGGCTAGACTTATTAGTTATTGGGCTTACAATCTCTGAGCCCAAGACTGTCTAGTAATGTGGTTCCTGTGTAGTCGCTATCAGGAGTCAATACAAGTATAGATGCAGAGTGATTAAGATTACGGCAGGCAGATTTTAGGATCGGAGGGAAGAAGAATCTGGAATGTCGTTTCTGTGGGAGAAGAGCCAGACATGGAGATGGCTGGTCACGAAGACCAGGGATTCCAAGCCCTTCTTCTTCGCCTTCGCCACCGTCTGCGGCGTCGTTCCGGGGGTCATCGGCTATTGCGTCATGCAGCTCACTAGTTCTAGGAATCCTGAACTCGAAGCCAAGCTTCGCCAGTCTGCCCGACCCGAATCCATGGTAACCCCTCTTCTTCCGATTTGGTTCCGtttcaatttcttgattttgttatttcatatatttcggatttaatagataattaacTGTGCTTTGTTGTTCGAATTGGCGATGTTAAACTGCTGCAGTTTCACCCAACCCTAGTTCAGTATGTAGTACATTGATTTGAGTTTGGAAGGTGTTCGAAAGAGTAATAATATAAGGCTTGTCAGTTGCATAAAATTAGGTCAGAGAATTAGAAGTAGATGGTGCAGCATCAAGGTTCGCTTTTGAATTTCTCGAATTGGGCCTGCGAGGTCAGTAGTCTAGAGAACTAGCTTTAAGCCAACTATAAttcctcttttattttcatttaatacgAGGTTATGCTTGATCTGCtggagttatttaattttttattattaaaaaaaattatattaatataattatatttaatatattaataaaaacatgaTGAGtcgtgatttaaaatcacgaCTCGTCAATAAATAACGTTATTTTAATGCCAAAACCACCAAGTCGTGATTCTATATCTCGACttggtgattttttttaattcatttatttaaatttaatataatttaattatatataattaatgtttaacaatatattataattgaaaaactcataatattaaaattgtattaatattaaaaattacaatgaaatagacaaatataattgaaaaaaatgtcCACTCGTTCCACAATTGCGTCTGTTGTTTTGACGCCGAGGTCTTCTTATTCCTTGCTCACTAAAGGGCACTGCCAGCCAAAatggataatttaattatatataattaatgtttaacaatatattatatttaaaaaactcataatattaaaattgtattaatattaaaaattacaatgaaatagacaaatataattgaaaaaaatgtcCACTCGTTCCACAATTGCGTCTGTTGTTTTGACGCCGAGGTCTTCTTATTCCTTGCTCACTAAAGGGCACTGCCAGCCAAAATGGAGACTGGACGCGGCCAGTGATGGGTCAATCAAAATTGACCTATCACtgacatttttaattttttttaaaaaaattaccgTCTTTCAGTGTATAAAAGGCGCAAGAAGTATTATATCACTTCAAACAAACCTTTCAGTTTACCTcctattatacaaattttcatCCTATTCaccttataaataatttgtgtaacgttgcacaaattaattttttcatacaaatgGATAGACGTTCAGTGTACGGGCCTCGTGATGGGACTGTATTATCTCAACAAGCCCAATATAGGTCCAACGATATTCCTGAAGGTGACCTAGATGCCGTACTACAGGCACGGCGTGCGGATGGTAGCTTTTGGACTCATTTTCACCAAAATAATATGTCCGAGCGTGTACAAGAAATCCTACACCAAATAGGATTTTATGGAATTTACAGGTGCGGGCGCcttcaattaaatcaacacCTCATTAGTGGAGAGGTGGCGATCGGAGATGCACACTTGTGTAGGGGAAGCAACAATTACCTTAcaagatattcaaataatatgggcACTCCCAATGGACGGCGAGTCGGTGACTGGAATTGATCTCGACCGCACAACACAACAATGGCAAGAGTATTGCCTTACTTAGGCTTTAGCTTGGATGCAAATGTGTTGAATGGCTCAAGACTACAGGCATCCGCAATTACATCTCATTTGGCAGTGGTCGAGATTATTTATAACACTCCCCACGATCTCGTAGTCCAGTACGCCCGTGCTGTTGCATTACTTTTATTGGGCGAATTGATGTGCCCAAATTCCTCAGGTAACTATGTATCATTACTATATCTctcaaaattataagatatagAAACAGCGATGAACTATAATTGGGGAAGTACTGTACTGGCATTTTTATATCGCGAATTATGCAATGTCAGCACAAAAGGCAAAGCGGCGATTGGTGGTACGCTACAATTGCTATAGgtaaaatttacttaataactcttacacaatttttttgctattaatattaattaataacacatTTGTATTGTTCGTGCAGATTTGGGTATGGTCACGGATTACACCACTTTGTCCTGGACTTGGTGTCTAACGACTATTTATGGGCCAAGTCCAAATGGACAACAATCGCTGGCTCCCAACagcaccatatggtgctaCTTGGAATTGTCAGCACACTTTCACCAGCACAGTACGGGGAACTGTCCGAGTCATACGAGAAATATTGGATGAGATGCTTGCGGATCagataacttatttttaaaattatacgtaTATTTATACCATGAATTAAATGCGtattaatttacatctttgtatttattacaattcatATGACAGGCGCATGACATGAACTCGGATGTCATTATGACTTACGCCGATGAATTGAACCCCCAGTTTTGGAGGTCATAATATCCATTGATATTCTACGCGATAGTTGAAATGCATCGTCCCGAACGGGTTGTTCACCAATTCAAGGAAGCTATAACTGGGGGGTTCAATTCATCGGTGTAAGCCATAAT
This genomic window from Sesamum indicum cultivar Zhongzhi No. 13 linkage group LG12, S_indicum_v1.0, whole genome shotgun sequence contains:
- the LOC105175180 gene encoding uncharacterized protein LOC105175180 (The sequence of the model RefSeq protein was modified relative to this genomic sequence to represent the inferred CDS: added 51 bases not found in genome assembly); this encodes MSFLWEKSQTWRWLVTKTRDSKPFFFAFATVCGVVPGVIGYCVMQLTSSRNPELEAKLRQSARPESMMMSKVNQERLAEYLGELQRKEDTNDRYVAALRGETLTRNPYVRIQPVAKPSDSEAKKEQK